AACAAATATCACAAGAATATGTGATATGGAGTGACACGATGGAATTTTTTTCATGATTTATAAGATGTAATAGATagataatagatagatagatagatagatagatagatagatagatagatatttattatattaatagttAACAATTTTAATACGTATATCTATGTTTGGTACATAAATAAACGTCTCTCGTTAAATTAGTTTTATCCGTAACGAATCTAACGAGAAAAATATACCCGATTCAactgttataatatatataaaaaacactTGACAAAGGTTTAAATTCATTGTGTTGAAAAATCATATATCAATAATTGGTAAAAACTTTTTACTAGATGAGAAGTTAAAAGGTTAAGttgagaaaaatataaaaaaacaatagatatatcaatctaacaaGGGGTTTCCGTAGTGTTAGTGACTAGTTTTTTCATATGGGAGGTTAGAGGTTCGACTACTATCATTCGCTGCAAAATTTTTATTGTTGTTACCCATTTTATGGGCCTCAGAGGTTGCGGACGTCTAGCGTTAAGGCCTCTGGCGAATCTATAATGAAAATTCAATGGGGTCTTAAAAAAAATTCAAGGCAAATTATATTTAAAGGGTACTTTAGTAGTTGTTTACCTccggtaaaaatataaattttaaaaatatatggggtcctgaacttaaatttagtggtgtcttgTACAATTTGAAGTATACATTGTATAAAAATCTTTTTCActagtggggtcataggaccccgCACCCAACAATGTAAACTCACCCCTGACCGAGGGGTTTACCACACGCGTTGCACGTATGGATTCGTCGTGTGGATTTCCTACTGAGGGGCAGTAGAATTGTAATGATTCGTACAGTGACGATTTCAGGATCAAAACTCAATGgtgtccaattttttttttcttgcactaattatatttgaatactATTTTAGTGGATTTTTACCTCCAAAGAACTACAAATTCCAAAAATACATAGTGTTGAttggttaaatttagtggtgtcttatatatatcttaatataaaaactataaattTAGAAACTTACATAGTGTTgattagttaaatttagtggtgtcttatatatatcttaatataaaaattataaatttcaaaagtgtataggATCTTATAGTTACATTTAATGCCGTTCTATACAATTTAAAGGAAATTTTATTAACAAAAAACTACTCAGTACTGTCCTGTAGCTCCAAAGGCTATAACCTACATTCGCCATTGAATTCGTACCAAGAAAATGATCGGGTAGGTAGGTGTCGACATCGCGTTCGATTCATCCGTCAGTGACTCCTAACCGtcgtcaataataataataataataataataataataataataataataataataataataataataactctatacCTTAAAAATAGTCATTATTAAGTAATAAATACTTTGTAAAACCCTTTTAATCACCACTAAATCAAAAAATTCCCTTAATCTAATGATCATTATTCATCATCTAAACTTATTAGGTAATAAATCAAGTTAAAATACACACCTTCTATAAAATACTCTTAATCATATCTAAATCAATTTTCGCAGGTCTCTAAATGGGAGATGATATATCCACTCTCTTTTTTTATTCATCAACCATTATTATAGGTAAACTTCcaaaaatacccgtgtgttatagcAGTAATTAGTCCGGACCGACCCGCGCGTTGCGGCaggggctttcggcctgcgtattcatatttaatatagcgttgtgtatttacagagggaaaAACGGGCCATTTGTTAAGCGCCGTTGTAGGTGTCGTGGTCTTcagtgttttttaaaaagtatctgtttcgaacttagttagtttcgttttgttgataaaattatttcgagtataacggtgctgtcggaaaaatttaactcgcgtcgaggaggaagatacgtgttgtgattgtgtttagcgttttttaaaaagtgcccgtttcgaacgtggttagtttcgttttgttcataaaattatttcgagtctggcgctgccgtcgaaaaaatttaactcgtgcagagcgggaagatacgggctgtcgttgtgtttagcgtttttttgagaAGTGGTCGTTTCGCGTGTAGTTAGTCATGTTAGGTTCTTAAGATTTTTTCGAGTTTTAACGGTGGTccctgaaaaatttaactcgcacccagtgagaagaTATGgctcgttataaattcgggtggaattagtttcttatagtttaattaaattatatatttacacttttcactcctaaaaagtgtaaacttgagggaccgttGCAAAAATATAGGCAAAGTTGAGTGACCGTTTATAATGTGAACACAAAGGCAAAACTAcatttatatataactaaaaatacAATCTTTTgcaccacttttagtatataaggttaaaataataattaataattaattaataattaataataattaataataataataataattaattaaaataatagttaataataataattacttgtttATTTTTGTTATCACCATCTATATCTTCTTGAAAACTTCATATGTTCTTCAACAACTCCATTTCTTCAAACAACTCTTTAGATGTTATCTGCTTATGTTCTTATTACAATAGCTTAAGTTGCACCCTACTTTAGTAAGATTGCTCCTGGAACGACGAAAACATAAAAGATTCTCAATTTGCTAATTTAATAGTACAATACCAACATATATATGACATGAATATAAAAAAAATTGGGTGTTTGCCTCATTTCAATGGTCCTTGCACCACATGTAAGACCATGAATAACCgtgcctgtgacgtcacaggcagattgtttactttttggccaaaaagtgcaatctgcctgtgacgtggcagtgtcaccctctgacaccaaaataaccctgacgcccctccagtgtcaaataggtctcaccagttttattttttctttttatttttcttttttattttattatgtCAAATAACCCTGACGCCCCTCCGGCTTCTTCACGatttcttggaatataaattcgTGATCTTGGAACACGCTCGGATtcgacttcatcatcatcatcttctaaatGTTGAATTAGTGCAATAATACGCTCGTCTTCCGAATCGGAATCGTAACTAAGTAAATTATGCCGTGAAAGAAAAATAATTGATAGTTATGaaagaaaattgtatgatttaattgATAGAAATGAAAGGAAAATAAAGGGAAATGGTGTGTTAAAAGTGTAGAATGTATgagtttatatacataaaaatatatagaattttaaaaaaaaaatacaaaaatagccGTTAGCCAACGGCTTTATTTGTCAGCCAATCCGAAGCCGCCACGTGTACTGACGCTGGCTCACCCTTCGTGAAAAAATTGACTAACGCCCCTCAAACGTCAGCGGTAACGCCCCACTAGAAGCGTCAGGGGGCGTCACGCCAGCGAGTCTGACGGGACCCTACGAAGACGCGTTAAAATTGGTCTTAAGTAGTTGTTAGCTTTTCAATTTATGGTTGAAGATTCTTTTTTATCATATACATGTATTGATCTTTGTCTTTCAGAAATTACAAAATGAGTGTCTGAAGCTAGTAAAAGAAATCACAAACTCAACCGGAAAGAAGTTTCCGGTCAAATTACGGTAACAATCGGTGCAAAATTTCTTGAAGATGTAGGTGTTGGCTACGACGGCGACAAAACAATCCCTTTTATGTTGCCGGAAAAATACAAAAGGGTGCCGGAAAATTTAATTTCGACGAAAAAATTCTGGTTGCGCGTGGATGGCGCGTCAGAAGTCCGGTGATGGTGAAATCATATTTGGTTgattcggaaaaaaaaaaaaaaactcaagttTAATAGTGGCAGTGGTTTAAATTTGTTCTTAAACAAAGATGGATGATGACCTATTAAAAAGATGGGATGGTTTTGGATGTTAGGTAGATAGAGAAGAAAAAGATGGGAGTATTTCGCTTTTGTTATGATTTCTAAAAGTTAGGGTTTCAAGATTTTACTATTACTTCAACAAAGGTATGTTGTAGAGATTATGTcgataattgtatttattattggATTAGAAATTGTTTTTTTGCGTATCTCTAAGGTAATTTTAGCAGAACTTAATCGTTAACTCTGTAGTTGAACGCAATCGTTTATTATTCTGTAGTTGATATCATTTAATCGTTCAATTATGTAGTTGATTTcatacgttaaaaattgtaaatttgtaattGTAGCCTTTCATTAATAGGTATGATGTTTAATGTTTAATTTATTAACAGTAGTTTATATCACTAATTCATATCATCATTATGTATTCTGTTTTAATTTATGTCGTATATAACCTAATAGTCTTAATTATAAAAACTATGATGTGTCTTTCATTATGTACAACTTCATAGCTTCGCTTCTATTGTTGTCTCGATCAATTTATCTAAAGGAAGATTGTTAATCTTTGCAAGGTGTTTGGTTGAAGTATGATACTTTCTTGTGTGCAAACTAAAAGCAATCAAGTAATTTATCTGTTAGTAACATCTATAAGCTATGAAATAGAACTTGAACTGAAAAGCTCTTTTACAGTGGATAATTGATTCTTGAAGTGCTTCCTTTGTTGAAGCTGTTTTTATAAACTCGGAAGAAGAACACGAGGTATTAGCAATTATATCAAACACGACTCTTGATGTTATTTTTCTTTCAACCTATCATTATTGGTTATATGTTTCTTAGATTTCTTAATTGATAATTGGTGATTATTTTTTGTTCATATCAGTTGCTTTGTATTTGGAGAATATAACCTATTTTCGGGCTCTATCTATCTGCTTTTGTGGGTTCATTTTCTTGCTGCAAATCACCACAATCGAAAGTTCTTCATTGAGGTTTTGACtaactgtatttatttatattCACTTTTGAGTTCATATAATTACGTATTAAATAATTATGCTATTGTGGGTCAAAATAGCCTCCGTTAACTTTTGTAGTTCATCCAATGTTCAAAGCTTACTTTAGATGTTGATCACTATATTGTTATCTATGGTGGGTTTTTTCTGCCAAAGGTCTAAGCCTAAATATGAAAAAGTATTAGATGATAGTCCCGCGTTTAACCTGCTTTTTTTGTTCTAGACGTTGCAGTTCCAGAGGCTTTTTTGTTGTTAATTGATACTATTGTGCAGGCTTAGAAGGCGGGGTTGTTGGTACCTTATCTATTTTCATAGGTAAATATTAGCTTACTAAAATAAATTTTATTCTATATCTATCTCATCTCTTTCTCTTACTATGTGGTCAAACTGGATATCGCCTTTTGTGATTTTTAACATTCCTGGAAACGTGGTGTGTCAAATTGGGCGATTGGGTTATGTGTCAAACCGGGTTTGTGATATACCTATATGTGTCATTCTTTTACCTTCAAAAATAGATATTATGTTAACTGTATATTTGACAATTAATAAGTTTCTATAACATTGGTATGAATGTAATGGTTATgtgtgatcatgcatattttaaccgaggggtcttaacatgcttgctcaacgtaaaggaggggtttaaggatcttagaacgtggctctccggtccggctaccgtgaataaccctggccgacatgatgatgtcggcggggtggccaagtgattaagtccaccttcgatgacgtccgtcgatcagaaggccccaagcaaggttgtaggtaccagttaataaagaactcacctattaacctttagaagatgatagaggatgtaagttacgtaagatgtgtggtagaagatggctacgtaacgtggtatgttgctaacgacgattagggtttgtatttataggcaaaccctaattctagaaccgtcataggatagtgataatcgtttccataaccatctcccccgaatcacggatataattatagaaaagatatttgcttgttagctaagcaaccgccgtaaagggaccagatacggatccgcatgccgcatgacgcatgagagcaccccgcacacgcaccatagcgcatgcacgtgtgtatgttacatgcgcatgcgggctgcggtatcattaagtccccccagtttgatgttatatgacgcaagtcatatgatatcaaactattaagcgaaaaagagaaaacaaaagcacgacgagcatttaatgtcctcgcgtgcgcctcgatgcctgtcacaatcgcagaagcccatccggctgacaagacataaagtaacaatgccgcaggcgcgtgcgaaccacgcgcgtgtttgtaatcattcttaactgacaccacgcgcgatcagcaaatgctacccgtcgattgcattacacgtgtatggccacgataacaccattccaacccacgctcccccaatcttgcctataaatagccccaaatcaCACACATTTTCACTTTTCCGGTGTCAAGCTTCCCAAATACGCTCTCGCCTTCAAATCCTATCAATTCCGATCAACTCCGTCATATTCCGATCGTCATTTAAAGGTCAGTCGTTCTCCATTCATCTAAAAATGACCAAAGCTAATGAAACTTTCGTAGAGAATGTAGAGTCCAACATAGGCCAGAAAAACATCGACCACTTAGTTAAGCAATACCCCCCTCTAGCGGGTTATAATCCGGTACCACCTATGCCTAGCCAGCGAGCCCATCAGCCACCAGAGAATAAGGTGGCGAtctacgaacatgcttttaagcatggtaattttagggttccacccaccgacttctttttaggcgtactagatcatttcaaagtagggctagggcaattgcacccgtatgctataggcaaaatcgttctattcgagatgtggtgtgttgcactcaacacagtaccattggtgaaggttttttgccacctattccgcttagccaaccaccataaatcttggttcaccttcttcgcacgccaaaatttcacaaaaaccccgaaatcgaatgcgggaagttggaaagaaacttttttcttcgtcgaccagaccgtagtaggcactggcttcccgcagacgctcatttggtgcgagaaggtagaaaaagatgtgaacaagataccagcgttggatgacgaggagaaaaagtttttgaagcagtgcgtcaacgcacaactggtgcaccgttcgtatggtaatgttatgctgcggttggggaagatctccgcgtattggccttgggaggatgtgcggccggccatagttggccccgatggaaagggtaggaatagcataaacgcgtacttacataaatttttgtatattttctaacgcaggcgtttattgtttgcagagatgaggatgaagaaggtgcttaccgcggaggagattgctgggatctctttccgcaagcaggatgtggacaaacagctagagcaggcagctgctagcgaacatgtggaggaaacgccggcggagtcaggcaataaacgcaaggcggctgggacgtccgaggctcagaagaagaagaagaagactcctaagcagctggaggatatgcgcaacgacaattttgttgccatcgagccgcggtccgcagacctacctccccccattaatggtgagcgtttatttttttcgcatgtataccgcgtagaaaaatctgcgtactaatctgagtattttgcagagcatgtggaggagacgcagccaacaacaccgcgggtcaaccccgagctgcaggccactgccacatccaaagacaaggcgatccccgtcgagtctgagtctacattacctcctccgcaaggcagcttccgtgttgccaacctccgccaactttgccagtcctccgcagaaaatgctgcggagcaatctgcattcttgcagcaaatcttcccagcagagttccgcgagcaactggccgcgctgccgtttaaccaggcgctcaacgcctttgtccagaacgggctggtattctttgggatgtttgcggaccaagcccgtcgatcctccagcctatacgatgttgcactgcgcaaagaggtggagttgggtttgctgcaggcgggtgtagatcaggtcaagaaggacagggacgctgctgaggaggcccgcaaagctgttgaattgactgcggccgaaaccaagaccctcttgattcaagaaagaaaaaagaaTCAAGAGCTTGTGGGTGCGGTTGATCAGGCGAAGGGGGAAACTGAGCGAGTGAGGCTGGAGTTGGAAAAGGTGACGAGGGAGAAGGACGATGCGGTTACCAACCGCGAGCTGGCCGAGGCAGATATGACAaagctgcgcaccgcactccccgcaattgcgcagaaagtgatggactccgagcccgtgtccgaccggtttaatgcctatgtcgatgcggtcaaggaccatgaggtgaacaaggctgtgcgggaagtgatccaggcatgcggcctaactccaccgttccccgacattgtccaaaagaaattaaaggagggaacggccgcggcgctgctggaggcggaagaggcaatcaagtccatccctatccctttgatcaatgcgtttgcggctgacccgacgatgccgcttgatgggtttttgaaggaggattactagagtagtttgtgccgtaagccctaatcttaggcaggtaattgtaaatgtattttggagccctaagtcccatgttgggcaggcatgtgaaacaattacttatgtaataatttatttggatgtgtatatatgtttgtctgttatgcatgcgtgatatccttgtttatatatcgcgaatcaaaacaaattatgaaccgcatgcgcatgcgcatagttaaccacaacttatgcgtatgcggatggtactgcgtaaaataaaccaatattttaacttacctttaacaatttagactcaaaagctactgcgctattgctttgtcatgtactagaggtgcactattagttgtatggtaagcaaacgcaactaaaaacaaaccaatgtttttatgcttaggagttcctcaagcaaaccaatgcgagagcgattacgcacaagcaaaccaatgcttgtatatttttttttttaaagtcgactttgcagccatctagtctgcgtggcgcttggctaggggaaaaccaattcccttcgcctgccgttattgtctagccttgtaaccaaacaggcttctgccgcacgggggctagaggacaccccttaagtaggcaggaatcgcatacaaaaaatataaatggacaacaaaagtatgcgcatgtaattatttttatttggcattaattatgattacaactgcgacatatccgaaaggatgaaaaataaaataatgtgctaaacaaattggagtgatcaagtccatctagctacatgtaacattttttcaataacgtcgcatgccaagtgcgtttcacaggtttgccatctaatgtctctagatggtatgccccggtgttgcttgcttttgctaccctgtatgggccctcccaacgaggtcccagtttcccagtatcttccgcatgacttgcatcgttctggcgccaaaccaaatcaccgcacttataagtgcgtgaacgcacacgctgattgtaatactttgcgattttctgcttgttatttgcttcgttaacagccgcagagagtctgcgttcttcaagcagattaagattttcccgcagagcttcagagttattttgctcatcaaagttctgtatgcggaacgttggtaccccaatctctgcgggtacaacagcttctgacccataaaccaaactaaacggagtctcaccagtgcttgctttgggtgtggttctatgcgcccataaaacctttggaagctcatccacccaaccaacgcggtcatgacccaaccttgccttgattccagcaactatatctcggttggtaacttcgcactggccattcgcctgcggatgcgcaactgaagtaaaagtttgcttaatattaagctccgcacaccaactgcgaaaaggatcgccggcaaattgtgtaccgttatcactaacaatttcattgggtatgccgaatcgacagacaatgtcttcccatacaaaattccgcactcttttccctgaaattgttgccagcggtttcgcttcgacccacttcgtgaagtaatcgattgcaacaattaagaatttgacatttcctgcgtgtgcagagtatgcgtaagataatgacgtaagtagcatatttagcaaatgaatggcaatattaccttggcctttggggaatggtccgactatgtcgatcgcccatttgcagaatggccatggtgaggagaccggtatcattggatgcgcaggtgccctgctgatagatgcatgtatttggcatgattcgcattgcttgacaatacgcgccgtgtctgcgtacatagtaggccaataataacctaaccgcatgatttttgacccaatggacctgtgtcccgaatgaagggcgcatgcaccctcatgcacctcgcgtataacttcctctgcctctttcggacctacgcaccttaaatgcggtcccaaatagtttcttcgatacaagacgtcaccctcgagggcataaagcggtgcctttgtgcggactttcttcgcatcagaggagtccgcgggtgaagtgccgtcccgtaaaaaagcgatgatgggcgtcatccacgttgggcttgattcctcaaccggtgccactagaggcatcatgacaatagattttgcgttgagttcctctattagaattttcttacccatatgatcaaa
The window above is part of the Rutidosis leptorrhynchoides isolate AG116_Rl617_1_P2 chromosome 1, CSIRO_AGI_Rlap_v1, whole genome shotgun sequence genome. Proteins encoded here:
- the LOC139886423 gene encoding uncharacterized protein, encoding MTSVDQKAPSKVVEMRMKKVLTAEEIAGISFRKQDVDKQLEQAAASEHVEETPAESGNKRKAAGTSEAQKKKKKTPKQLEDMRNDNFVAIEPRSADLPPPINEHVEETQPTTPRVNPELQATATSKDKAIPVERRGKLSE